From Salmo salar chromosome ssa21, Ssal_v3.1, whole genome shotgun sequence:
aataattaagccagtttgtgtatcgctgattcatcacttaagttagggttcgtgcagatttacATAGTcaacgacgttcagaatgagactgatatgaggaaaTAATTAATAATTGACTTATTGATGTAAGAAGAGATATTTTGATAATCTTTAGAGTTTAAGTCGGGAGATAGTAACTCGGTAAAcaacttttcccgtggtgccccaaattcctaatgagttaattgttacatgatttaaTTGAGGATCATTAATGTGATTACTGCTGTTTATCGAATAATTACCTACTACATTTAATTAGTAACGTCACGACatcacaattgattggctcaaacgcattaagaaggaaagaattccacaaaataacttttaacattgcacacctgttatttgaaatgcattccaggtgactgactacctcatgaaggtggTTGCAAAAATGctaggtgtgcaaagctgtcaaggcaaagggtggctactttgaagaatataaaatatatttggatttggtaaacttttttttggttacatgattccatatgttttatttcattgttttgatgtcttcactattattctacaatgtagcaaacagtaaaaataaagagaacccttgaatgagtaggtgtgtccaaacttttgactggtactatatatgttTTTGATacgtcaaggggtcttaaaattccaaatcaaatagctaaattatccttggtatgaccctATTAAAGCAATTCCATGTAGTTTAGTAGTCCTCCATTTAAATTTCCAGTTTGGGAAAATGTTTGCTTCCAAGTAGATTACAACGGCGATGAAGCCGCGGATCTGCGCCCATTCTCAGGGTTTCTTTCAGCACCTCGTGAAAGTGCTCGAGCCACATTACGATCTTCCCTCTTGCACCCATTTCAAAAAACGGGTAGTAACCGCTCTATGTAAGCCAACCAAAGCTGAAGTTTTCAATTAATTGGCCAATCACATTACCCCGGTGTGGAAGCTGTACCACGCTACAGACACGCCCCCTTTTATAAGTGCGCATCTGGCACTGAAAGAGGTAGTGTCATGGTGCGTTCGTAATCAAGTGGGAAGTGGGAATTTACCACATACAACTGGGGAAAATCCACTTGGACGGCCCTCAAACTGGTAATTACTTGTGGAAAACTTGTCTATCACCCTGAGCACCCACTTCTCCCACATGGTAACCTCTGACGTTACCTACTAAGGAAATGGCCTCTAACAGCATTTTCAGCCATTACTATAAATGCAACAAGAAAACATAATTTAAAAGAAGCAATCTGTTAATGTTGTTTTTTAACTCTATAAGTAGTTTTATAAGTATgttagctgtacttttagtttttGGTTGCCacagcttgttggccattagccaatcagcgtttcTCAACGAGTTCAAATTAATCTAAGTAGTATTGACGAATTCATAACGGGTCAATTCCCACCTTCCACATGGTTACAAATGCAGCATCAGAGTCAACTTGAGAGGCACAACATAACAATCCGGGCACAATAGAATGCAAGGAACATTGTGAATGCTGAACATTGTAAATAGCATTTAATGTTCCTGCTGTACAGAAACTGAACCGTGACCCCAAAACTGCAATATGTACTGAACCATGGGTTTCGGGAACCATTACACCCCTACTCTTTATACACACCTGGTTATATACACCCTTAGAATATATTTTAGAATGGCAGCATTTTAGGATATTTCAGATTGCCGTAGGTAGTGATTGGGTCTGGTAGGTGACATGGTAGTTATTGGCCCCTGAATAGGTATTTTAACCCAATGATATCATAATAATGTCAGTTTCACTCTCTTTACCTTTTCAGGCCCATTGCTGGATATGCCAACCTGTGCCCCAATATGATATCCACCCAACCTCAGGAGTTTGAGAGCATGCTGTCAACCGTCAAACACGAAATCATACATGCCTTGGTGGGTGCATTGGAATCTACTTTATATTCCTATTGGGGCAAAGCTAGTCATGAATTACTTAAATAAATACGATAATCAATCGAACCTGTCCAACACAGATTTCATTATTGATTGAGTAATATAATCTTTACTTATCTGTCCAAAAGGGTTTTTCAGCAGGGCTGTTTGCGTTTTATCATGATTATAATGGCAAGCCATTGACACCTCGGTTTGCAAGTGGACTACCAGCATTCAACGAGAGGCATGTATACTTGATCATTTTCCTCTGCTGTCAGACTGTGTTTTTATAATCGTGCTGTTTGTAATAACCAGTTGGCTTAGataatattgtaattgtttttctgTTGTGCATTGTATTTTCTCATTCATTTTGTTAACATTTAAGACTATTTTTGCTTTCTATTATAGTTTAGGCCTGTATCAATGGAGTGATGCAGTGATACGTAGAGTGACTCGATTATGGGACATCCGTGGTGGAGTGATGGTCCGTCATGAAGTGCATCTTCTAGTGACGCCGCGTGTTGTGGTAAGAATCCTCGTTTTAACCTCCTCACCATTGAATTATGTATTTACATGCATTTGTCatgggtagatacagtatgtccctttTGTAGAGGCTATGCTGGACTGTTCTGTGTGGTGTTATGCTATTTTGTTAAGTTGTGCtgcactgtcctgtcctgtaatgTGGTTAATGTTTATGTCCTGTATCCCTGCATGTGTTGGCAGGAGGAAGCGAGGAGACACTTTGGCTGTCCCATTCTGGAGGGTATGGAGCTGGAGAACCAGGGAGGGATGGGTACTGAGCTGAACCACTGGGAGAAGAGGCTACTAGAGGTAAAAGGAGGGCTAAAGATTGATGGCATTGTACTGTGCTTAGTTTTTACTGTTATCTGAAATGATTCCTTTCTGTACAATATGTATAGCCTACGTTTGTGGTGTATCTTTACTCAGCCtagtagaactgatgtctgtaaTGGAATTCCTGATATAGACCTAACCACACCATACCCTTTCACTCAGTTTCATAGTCTGTATAGCTATTGTGAATTCTGTATTTCTTATTTAGCTATAGTTCACTACTCATCGTCAGCATTTATATGCTCATATAGGTTCATTATTAATCTATATATCATACTTGGATGATTCTCCTGTTTGTATTGATAACAGAACGAAGCAATGACTGGATCGCACACACAAAACAGAGTGTTTTCTAGGATCACCTTGGCCATCATGGAAGACACAGGGTAAGGTTGCTGACTGTTTCCACAAAATATATGGAATACAAGAAAATAATGACTTTTACATTTTATGTCATTTCAAGAGCTTTGACTATTAAACAACTTGGCTCTTTTTTCTTGAGCATTGGCGTGATTGAAAGTTTTTGTCTTTGACATATGATTTGTATTGAAGTTCAAGAGTTTACCTGACTTGATGTACAATGTGTTCGGGTCATCTATGTCTCCTATGTAGTTGGTACAGTGCCAACTACAGCATGgcagagaggctggactggggcAAGGGCCTGGGCTGTGACTTTGTGATGAAAAGCTGTAAGTTCTGGATTGAAAGGCAACGTCAGAGGTAAGGAGGTATCTAATCAGAGTTAAGGTTTGTTATTGTACACAACAGGCTGAAACATCTGAACGTCTAGGCACATGGCATGCCCCTAAACAAATTTAAAGTAGCACCAGACGATGCACCCTGTCTCATATGTCAACATTTCTGTCAACACAAACATCAAGCCTTAGAAACTCTATTAGAAATGgtaaaaaaacacaataaaaacatttaaatgacAAACTGTGGCTCTACCTGATCCAACCCTCGGTGTGTTATTGTTTTTCAGTCGTAAAGTGGTGACCCCTTACTGTGACACGGTGCGGGCCACACCCCTCCAGCTAACCTGCAGGCAGGACCAGCTGGCTGTGGCTGTCTGCAACCTGCAGAAATACCCTCAGGACCTACCCCTGGACTACCAGGTAAAATACTAGTCTGACAATGCAATCCTTCAAAGCCTAGAAATCGAGGCTATGACAATACACCCAGTGATAACCACATGATGCTAGCAAGAGTCTGTGTCAGAAAACTATTGGACCACTACAGGGGATTAGAAGACAAACATAAATATGGCAAGTGTATGACACCCAACGATTTACTAAACACTTGCACCCAAGCAAAGTTTGTACCTATAAGACAAAAAAAGCACCAAAAacgaacaaaacacacatttaaAATGGTCTTTATTTAAGATGTTGTTGACCACTTGTGACCTACATAGTACACCCCATACAGTAAATCTTGTCCACTTCCCCTCCTGCAGTACTTTGACCATATCCCTGATGTCTCTGTGAGGGACATTGCCTCCTACGGTGGAGCTGTGGAGATCGCTGACTACTGTCCCTTCAGTCAGGAGTTCAGCTGGCACCTGAGTGGAGAGTACCAACGCAACTCCTACTGCAGGGTCCAGGAGAACCAACCCGGTAATATCCATTTCCTTCTTGCATTGTTCTTGCCTCTTGGTGCCTCAGACCCCACTGTGCCTTGGATAATATACTCTGAGACTGTTCACTCACTAGAAGGTctgtaaaattccagaaacattcacaacattcccaggttttccagaaatcccagctGGAAGATTCCCAGTTGGATGATTCCCTGTTGGAGTGTTCCATGTTCCCTCTCTGCTTATTCCCTCCCAATTCTgggaatcttccaactgggatttaTGGAAAACCTGAAAATTGTATTTCTGGGAAATGTTCCGTCATTACTTACGAGTAGGCTACCTGACACTGCTTCCAGATTGGTGGAGGAACTATGGAGCTGAGCAGTATGGTCCAGACTCTGTGTGTTTGTACCAGAAGACAGCCTTCATCATGGAGCAGTGTACCAGGCGTATGACCTACCCTGACTGGGGAAGTGGCTGTTATAAGGTAATGCAGAATAAGTAAAAAATGAAATCGATATCTCCATTTCAGCATCTCTGCAAACTATGTTTTGTCACCTTTCCATATTTTGCAAGCTATATACTGTGGGAGTCTTCTTAATGTTTACCACCTTTAAGTCTCATCCTTTTATCATATGATCTTACAGAATCACAAATTCAGCTCAGTCCAATTTATGTGTTTTGGGTTaacaaatttacatttacattacatttacgtaatttagcagacgctcttatccagagcgacttacaaaaatGTTATAGATGTGTGACAGGCAGATATTTAAAGTGACCCATACAAAAAACAAATACTTAAATGTTATATTGTGGTTGTTTCCAGATGTCTTGCTCTACCCATGGTCTGACAGTATGGGTGCAGGATACTGAGTTTCAGTGTGTGCATACCGGTCAGCTGCTGAGAGTTAGTGTGCGTGTTAATGACTGGGTCTACAACGGGGTTCTCGTCTGTCCTGCCTGCTCAGACTTCTGTAGCGCCTGCCCTCTACCACAACAGCTGCCGCCCCTCAATAGTACCAGGAGAGTTCCTATTGGTGAGTTCCCCTGCCTGTCTTTCCTACCTTCCATATTcatgcacacacatatatactttATATAACTAGATACATTATATAGACCTTTTGGTATTAAGGAAGTGTTTTGCCTCTCTTCCAGACCCGTGCTCCAGTTCCTCCAGCTTAGTGGTAACTCTGTGGCTTCTATTGTTAAACCTCATCCCTCTGCTAGCTGGATTTATCCTTTGTGTGttgaactgactgactgactgactgtgtggctgactgactgactggttggatgactgactcactgactgcaAGGTTCTCTGCCTGGGGCTGTGTACCAgatgacaccctatttcctacatagtgcacaacttttgatgggctgactggctggctggctggctggctggctggctggctggctgggggtggctgggtgggtggctgacTGATTGAAAGGTTCTTTGCCTGAGGCTGAGTCCCggatgacaccctattccctacatagtgcactacttgtgatgGACCTATTGACTggttgggtgggtggctgggtgggtgggtggctgactgactgactgactgactgactgaaaggTTCTCTGCCTGGGGCTGTGTCTATcagcccaggtcaaaagtagtgctctatagggaataggatttGATCCTTGGAAAATCATCAAGGAAAAGTCAGGAAAGTTGTTTAGGAAACAATCACATTAACCCCATCAAAGTCAGGGAAATGTGTGATACTTTTGAAAAAATGTTATGTTGATTCTTAAAAGAAAATGCTGTGAAAAATGTATATGTATTATACATGCCTGAAAGAAGGATTTGAACCACAATACCTTATCTGTCTAGTTTAAACACATTTCTACAACCTAGAACTTATTTTAATGTTAGTTTTGGAACAGACAAGACAGTGGCCCATTGTCAATGACTGTTCATGAAATTGCTAGATATAATCAATGAAAACAATACTAACCTTCGTCCTTTGAAAGTCTGAGGATTGGAAAGGCATTGAAATTACATTTGGAAAGTCAATGTTCTCTATacgttctttctcctctctctgaacAGTCTCCAATCCCAGTCATGGCACGGTTTGTGGCACATTAAgacagtcccaaatggcatcctatttaaagggaatagggcgccaatagtgcactataaaggaaatagggtgccatttgggatgcacatagGGAGAACTCAAGATTTCAGGTTCTCGATGTCCTCCTGACACACTACTTTGCCCTTTAGGGCCACTGTACTCCAGACAGTACCATCAGAATACTGGAAAGGTGTGTGTGCCAAGTAAGGCTACTATCAGAAAAGTGGAAAAATAAGCCATTGATTGCACTTTTCTTTATCGAATTAATGAAGGAGATGCCAGTAAGCTGTAAGCAAAATCAGAAGAAGCCATACCTCAAGAGAGGCTAGCTGATCACGGTGAGGTGCCAGTGCTTCTTTATGAATTACCACCTATTCTAAAATGAATAGTTTATTCCCCTCACCGGGACTGTAAAATGAGGATGTTCAGTTTCCTAGTGTTGTCGTGCAAGGTTTGCAACATTCTCAGACCTTACAGTAAATGAATCACCTACATTTTCATCAAGCCCTTTTTCAGTTAACATTTTTATGACATGTTGTCCAATGATTCAACACCACTCAATGTAACAATGCAGTATTTCAATTCATTTTTTACAGCAGATTGTTGTTAACGTGTAGTTCTTTCCTGGTGAAAGCTCCATATCTAGTAAActggtatttttatttttattttatttaactaggcaagtcagttatgaacaaattcttatttataatggcggcctaccaaaaggcaaaaggcctcctgcggggacaggggctgggattaaaaaaataaaaataaatataggacaaaacacacatcacgacaagagagacaacacaacactacataaagagagaccttagacaacaacatagcaaggcaacaacacatgacaacacagaatggtagcgacacatgacaacagcatggtagcgacacaacatggtagcagcacaaaacatggtacaaacattattgggcacagacaacagcacaaagggcaagaacaTAGAGAccacaatacatcacgcaaagcagccacaactgtcagtaagagtgtccatgattgagttttTAAattaagagattgagataaatctgtccagtttgagtgtttgttgtagctcgttccagtcgctagctgcagcaaactgaaaagaggagcgacccagggatgtgtgtgcttttgggacctttaacagaatgtgactggcagaacgggtgttgtatgtggaggatgagggctgcagtagatatctcagataggggagtgagacctaagagggttttataaataagcatcaaccagtgggtcttacgatgggtatacagagatgaccagtttacagaggagtatagagtgcagtgatgtgtcctataaggagcattgggggcaaatctgatggccgaatggaaaagaacatctagccgctcgagagcactctcagctgccgatctataaattatgtctccgtaatctagcatgggtaggatggtcatctgaatcagggttagtttggcagctggggtgaaagaggagaggaaaccaagtctagatttaactttagcctgcagctttgatatgtgctgagaggacagtgtactgtctagccatactcccaagtacttgtatgaggtgactacctcaagctctaaaccctcagaggtagtaatcacacctgtagggagaggggcattcttcttaccaaaccacatgacctttgtttttgaaggtgttcagaacaaggttaagggtagagaaagcttgttggacactaagaaagctttgttgtcgaacatttaacacaaaatccgggaaggggccagctgagtataaggcTGTATcttctgcatataaatggatgagagagcttcctactgcctgagctatgttgctgatgtaaattgagaagagcgtggggcctaggattgagccttgggctactcccttggtgacaggcagtggctgagacagcaggttTTCTGAATTTATACACCTCACTCTGAGGTAgctagcaaaccaggccaaagacccctcagagacaccgatactccttagccggcccacaagaatggaatggtctaccgtatcaaaagctttgtccaagtcaataaaaatagcagcacaacattgcttagagtcaagcgcaatggtgacatcattgaagaCCTTTTAAGGGTGCAGTGACACATcaataacctgagcggaaaccagattgcatacctgagagaatactatagacatcaagaaagccagtcagttaattattgacaagtttttccaacactttcgataaacaaagcaaaatataacagttaggatcagcttgatctccccctttaagtAAAGGACGAAccttggctgccttccaagcaatgggaacctccccagaaaggagagacaggcttggcaatgatatgggcagaaaccttaaagaagaaagggtctaaaccatctgacccagatggttttttggggtcaagtttcaggagctcctttagcacctctgactcagtgactgcctgcagggagaaactttgttgcggggcaggggaaaaaagaGGGACAAGCATccgggatagtcgcattagaaggggtgggagatgaggaaatgttggacgggcaagaagGCATGGCTAAGTcgaataggaatcctgacttaatgaagtggtgattaaagagctcagccatgtgcttcttgtcagtaacaaccacatcatcaactttaagggacatgggcagctgtgaggaggagggtttattctccaggtctttaaccattttccagaacttcttggggttagacccacagagagagaactgctccttaaattaactaactttggccttccagatagcttgagtgcacttatttctcatttgcctgaatgagagccagtcagcctgagtctGCGTGTgctgagcctttcgccaaatgcaattcttgaggtggagtaactctgcaagatcatgttcgaaccaggggctgaacctgtttttaattgtaattttctttatgggggttagtttaacaataccactgaaaatataaaaaaaggttgaagcgtcttcgacagaggggatcaagctgattctataccattttacagaggccagttcatggaGGAATGCttgctcattcaagttttttatcAAGCGTCTATGACagatcaggacaggtcgtttcactgagcagccattacgaacacaggctgtaaaacagtgatcactaagttTATTTAAGAAAACACCagacctatcaggattatttgtgaggataacatcaaggtgCTCTAAAAGTTTTTGCCTCAGTTTggttttgaaatataattttttgggggggatattaGATGTTGATGATTTTGTAGATGCGATGTGACTGAAATGAAGATGCCTCTAAGACTATTTCACAGTACAGTGACAGGCAGTCTAGTAGTGACAATGCTTGATGTAGATTGTAGTTCAAACTTTTTTGTTGATTTTCATAATTATGTATTTTAGTTAGGACTAACAGATTATCtaaaaaataacatcttactggTGATGGAGGGAACAAGATTGATTGTCTCAGTGAATATGAATATTTAAAGTAAAGATATGTTTTTGTTCAATTTATTATGACGTTTAATGCCTTTAAATCCCCTGTGGCGAGCAAGAGATTATGTTGAATTCCCCTTGATCCCTACTGtaagtgttgtgtgtctgtccatgtggAAAAAATAATTGTGAACAGCCATAATGTAGACCTGCTGAAGTGAATAGGGACTTCTCAGTTTCAGATACTCTCTTAGCTTCAAAGTTGGTCAGTAGTACTTACAACTGTATATTCAATTTAAAGTTAAAGGGATAACAAACAAGTACTATATGATGGCGTTATACCTGTAGCATTCCATTGACTCTGGTGTAAGCCCACTGTAATGACTTGAGTGACTTATTTTTCACGtttgttttgtcttatttcaGTTGATATGGTATACTATTACCATATTTTAATGTTCCTCTATTCCTTAAATGCACTGAACAATACAACATATCTTGATTAGTAAAGTGAAGTAACATCAGTTAATTTTGCTATTTAACTTGATTCTTGTAAGTTTCATGGTGCAGAGTATGGCTTTTATAAATACAGCACAATTACAGCACTATACAGAATAATGACTAATTGATTTGAGCATATATTTGGTATGAAACAATTTGGCAATCTTACATTTTTGGTTTATTGTATGTGCCTGAGGCTGGATTTTTACATATAGTACATTGAAAATGGTATCAAAACAATCACAAGAGATTACAAGATGACAGGACAAAAAAATCCTTATAATGCCATGTCTATCGTACGTGTAGTTTAACATAGCCTAAAATCAAAGAAACAAACAGTAATCAGTACAGTCTACACAGGAGTATGAACTAAATACATTATTGCACTACAGTTAAAGAAGTGCCACTGACATGCTATTTTATATTGTCTATGGTCCTATGTACACTGTAAAGCCCAATGTGCTGTCATTACTTCAAATCTTTTGAGGAAACCTCTTGCACTTAATATATCCAAGTACAGTTACTTAGTGATTTTGTAGTCATTACTCAAACACTGTGATCCTGTAGGGTGTCCAGACTTGAGTTGTATCAGCTTGAAAATGTTAAGTAACGCCCCGAAAAAAAACCTTGCCTCCAATATTATTTTCCAGTGTTCCTTGCCTTTTCGAGTGAATTGTAGCGTTACCAccaatgactgtatttgttagtgacagagacatggttgttgaatttgttcattttcagtcctgtggccttcaccaagtgagttaATAGGTGCATGTTATCATTATAATTAAACtctatgacaatacattacatatctcataaggccttattttgaggccTAGCTTTACCCTAATGCAAGCgcctgaaactcatggtttaAAGGCCAAATCAATCCTGCAAGTAGGATTGCAAAATGATGGTAACTGTCCCAAAATTCCCCAAAACTCCTGGTTGAAGGatttccaggaatcttccaaccgggatttctgaagaattttgcaaccctacctgCAAGTAACCTCATGCTGGCTTGCAAAGAGAGGTGTAATTCCTATTTGATATCCAACAATTACATTATTCACCCATTcataatgactgccagggttaagAACAGTGTTAGAAGACTATCTAAGCCATTTAAACTAGAACAACTATTTTAGTAATGGGTGCAATAAATCTAACTAAATgatttggattagtttagaaaaatgtgttatttatctttgtgtagcaaaATATAAATCAATCATtcaatgtacatgcaaagacagatattaaaaacaattcCAAAAAACCAACCTCCAGTTGAGCATGCTGGGAAAAAAGGTTTTCTGTATGGTTGCAAACAGGGCCTACATCAATTATGGGAACATTTGTATTTTCTCATGATAACGAACAAAAGTAATGTGTTGATGAGGTGGATTGAGACCACAAAATGGCTAAGAGTGGGGATGTTGGTCTATCTGTTAATTGAGATGACTACTAGGTAATTGAGATGACTACTATATTTTTTGGCGGAAAATACATTAGATTAttcagtttttgttgtttgtaCCCATGCAATTGTCTGCATTAGAATgtcttgtttgtttttgttttctgtcCTTTAGTTTTTTGTTACATTCCAGAGTGAAGTGAAGGACGACAGTGCTTTCATTTATGATCATGTTTAGCCTTGTACGAGAGTCAATTGTATAATATGTGTGTAGAAAATGTGTTGATTTTTTTCCCTAGCTGAAAAAAGATGGTGTGTTTTACAGCTCACTGGTGGCAGTTTTCTGATGGTCAGTGTGAGCGAATATGAAAAAAACGACATTTATATGATATGTCATTTTTCTCAACATGAAGAAATGTATGTTTGTTTGAAACAGTACAAAGAGGAAGAACATGTACATACCTGAAATCTTTGCTTAATTTACAGTGACCAAAGATATTTCTATCCAGAAATGTGAGGTTTTCTATTGTACATAAATTAAAAGATTGCAAAAAAATCCTCTTAACTTAACTCATCAAAAATATTTTATGTTGTTTTTATTGCTGTAGTGTTTTATTTCTCACTAAAAGGGCTGCTTTGTCAATTGAAtcaacaaaactaaaacaatcagAAGAAATGATGACTGAAACTTTTATGTATTCGTACATCTGTTCATGTCATTAGTTCTTGATACACCATATAGCCTACTATTGCTGCTCTCTGGGGCCAGGATTCAATCTGATCACACTTTGTCATCAATGcaccttttaaaggcaatgttcccaggTTTGCATTCAGGGTTAATGctgcatatgttggctcaatcGGCCTTTAAATGGCGTATAGCTGACAAAGCACAATCGGATTGAATCCTGGCCTTATACTGCGCACCTTGCTGAAATATTGTGACACGTGTACAATGTCAACCTCTTAAAATAAGGGATCCGGAACAACAAACCAATAAAGCCGCTTGACAGTGGAATGTTTGTTCTTTTTCATGTGTGTTTTTATGACAGTTTAGTGTTGTTTCTTTTTTAATCACAAATAGGAAGAAAATAAAAGATTTCTACATAAACTCTTTTATAAGACAACATGTTAGATAGTGGAACCAGTTCACAATCATTTGGTATTTATCTGTGGTCATTTATCAGAAGTCAAATAACATCTTCTGCATAGATCATTAATGTTAGATACATTAAG
This genomic window contains:
- the lmln gene encoding leishmanolysin-like peptidase, whose amino-acid sequence is MMATELRRFWKLFGSLRRIFTFSLLFLFVHCHTCKHQVPSLSEVVHKVYLKSERLSKRSSDQQLKIKIIYDSSVDKLTSDKRRLVKDKLFPQAIDYLQKVFQVRRKSGPILLSRQCVTNQYLRKKDDPHRYCQGSCADITKCGPVIVPEHHLQQCKVCSETGRSCGSAGPPDGKGVEGADFVLYVSGVTTERCGQENIVAYAAYCQLESELDRPIAGYANLCPNMISTQPQEFESMLSTVKHEIIHALGFSAGLFAFYHDYNGKPLTPRFASGLPAFNESLGLYQWSDAVIRRVTRLWDIRGGVMVRHEVHLLVTPRVVEEARRHFGCPILEGMELENQGGMGTELNHWEKRLLENEAMTGSHTQNRVFSRITLAIMEDTGWYSANYSMAERLDWGKGLGCDFVMKSCKFWIERQRQSRKVVTPYCDTVRATPLQLTCRQDQLAVAVCNLQKYPQDLPLDYQYFDHIPDVSVRDIASYGGAVEIADYCPFSQEFSWHLSGEYQRNSYCRVQENQPDWWRNYGAEQYGPDSVCLYQKTAFIMEQCTRRMTYPDWGSGCYKMSCSTHGLTVWVQDTEFQCVHTGQLLRVSVRVNDWVYNGVLVCPACSDFCSACPLPQQLPPLNSTRRVPIDPCSSSSSLVVTLWLLLLNLIPLLAGFILCVLN